A region of Phaeodactylum tricornutum CCAP 1055/1 chromosome 14, whole genome shotgun sequence DNA encodes the following proteins:
- a CDS encoding predicted protein — MQVIRKMRLELSLLAALWTYLSVGLSSGYALPQPRALTAWTIGSSVVPELRSESYLQALSTIKDSERPNDRELKAATVSAADLSSKENPPFPIVLWRFSRPHTLIGSALAIPALHSLAAPSLQAAMSRINIQAMAYAMFPALLMNIYITGLNQITDVEIDKINKPFLPIAAGILSKKDGIATILLALFGSLWLGAANPVFSTQGLNVALWGSGILGTMYSLPPFRLKRFPLLAAFCIVAVRGAIINASFFAHAKAAAFGGSGVTVLNCLATDPRCYLSSIFFAVFGIVIALMKDVPDVAGDRNSNVRTFSVRLGQGRIFQASRRLLSGLFWTVGVGFGKAAFQAPTAGLAASRSLTAVAAFLGGCSVRKDAQGVDPENAGQVYSYYMHLWKLFYLSYLVLPFAR; from the coding sequence ATGCAAGTGATCAGAAAAATGAGGCTCGAGCTGAGCTTGCTTGCGGCGTTGTGGACATACCTTTCCGTAGGCCTGTCGAGCGGCTATGCGCTTCCGCAGCCCCGAGCACTGACAGCCTGGACTATCGGAAGCTCTGTGGTTCCGGAGCTACGCAGCGAAAGCTACTTACAGGCCTTGAGCACAATCAAAGATTCAGAGAGGCCCAACGACAGAGAACTTAAAGCGGCAACGGTCTCGGCGGCGGATCTATCTTCAAAGGAGAACCCTCCGTTTCCGATTGTTCTTTGGAGGTTTTCCCGCCCCCATACTCTAATTGGTTCGGCGCTCGCAATTCCCGCTCTACATTCCTTGGCGGCTCCGTCACTACAAGCTGCTATGTCTAGGATTAACATTCAGGCTATGGCTTACGCCATGTTTCCTGCTTTACTGATGAACATATACATTACAGGACTGAACCAGATTACGGATGTGGAAATCGACAAGATCAACAAGCCGTTTCTACCGATCGCCGCCGGTATTCTCAGTAAAAAGGACGGTATCGCCACAATccttcttgctctttttggctCCCTTTGGCTGGGTGCAGCAAACCCCGTGTTCAGTACACAAGGATTGAACGTGGCTCTGTGGGGCTCGGGGATATTGGGTACCATGTACAGCCTTCCACCTTTTCGTCTCAAGCGATTTCCACTTCTCGCCGCCTTCTGCATTGTAGCAGTTCGGGGGGCTATAATCAACGCGAGTTTTTTTGCGCATGCCAAGGCTGCCGCTTTTGGAGGTTCAGGAGTCACCGTTCTGAATTGCCTAGCAACCGACCCTCGTTGTTATTTGTCTAGCATATTTTTTGCTGTCTTTGGAATTGTGATTGCACTGATGAAAGATGTCCCTGATGTGGCGGGAGACAGGAACTCAAACGTACGCACGTTCTCGGTTCGtcttggacaaggacgcATTTTCCAGGCATCCCGGCGCCTTTTGTCGGGTCTCTTCTGGACTGTTGGGGTAGGCTTTGGGAAGGCAGCGTTCCAAGCTCCAACTGCAGGCTTGGCAGCATCCAGGAGTCTGACGGCTGTTGCTGCCTTTTTGGGTGGATGCTCAGTGCGCAAGGATGCACAAGGAGTGGATCCCGAGAATGCTGGACAGGTTTACAGCTACTACATGCATTTATGGAAACTCTTTTACTTGAGTTACTTGGTATTGCCGTTTGCTCGATGA